The stretch of DNA GTTATTTTGGTCCGAGCCAAGCGTGCCGATCACACGCGACACATTTTTCGCCCGGTCACGCGCCGGGGGCAGAACGGACTTGGTGGTTGGGGAAGTCTGCGGGTACAATAGCAGATGACATTGAGGTCGTTTTTTAAAAGCGGCTATTTGCGCCAACCGCGACTGCGGACATGTTGCCAGGGAATGCGTCTGCCAACATTTGTGATCATGGAAATCTGGTTGAGGAATCAACGCGCAATTAGACGTTCATTAGCTCGACACATCGGGGAGCACCAAACATGGGAATCATGGGACATCGTAGCGTTTTACTCTTCCTGACGGGCATCGTATTTCTTGGGAACCCGCTTGAGATTCCCGCTGATGAAACGCTGCACGCCGATCAACTGGCCTATGCTGTCGAATCCGACGACGATGCACCAGTCCCACCGGCAAAACCGAAGGTTGACCTTTCCAACGGGCTGCAAATTCAGCCGAACGAAGACAAGTTGGAATTGCTCAAACCGGTCAAACCACGCTCGGCCGATGAGCAGATGAGAGTCGAAGCGCTGACATGGTTCTCCGTGGGACGCATGCGGCTGAAACGGGGACAAAACCAGACGGCGCTGGAAGCGTTTAAAAATGCTTACAAGCATGATCCGCAATCGGTGGCGATTCTGGAATCGTTGATTGCGATGTCGATCACGCTGAATCGGGTCGATGATGCGATCGATTATTCGAAAAAATTGGTGGAGGTCGCTCCCGACCACTTCCACTCGCTACAAATTTTGGGACGGCATCTTGCCCAACAAGGCAAGATTCCCGAAGCGATCAAGATGTTGGAACGGGCCATTGCGACCGTTGAGTTTAACAAGCATTCGGAAAACTATGTGCGGCTCATGCGCGATCTGGGGATCTTGTATCGCGCAACATCCAATGCTCCCAAAGCTTCAGCAGCCTATGAAGTGGTGTTCGACGCGATTGAGCATCCCGACCAATACAATTTGCCGGACAATGTGCGGCGGCAGTTGATGGCTGACGTAATGACCAATTACGAGCAGTTGGGCGATACGTTTTACCAAGGCGAAAACTATAAGTTGGCGATTTCTGCTTACCAGCGGGCGATCGAGACTAAGACCGGTAATATCGGCAATGTGATCTACCACCTTGCGAAGGCTTATTTGGAATCAGGCCAGCCGGACAAGGCGATGGAGGAGTTGCAGGCATACTTCGACGCACAGCGACAAACTCAAGGACGCAATGCTTATGAGCTGTTGGGGGTGATTTTAGAAGCACAAGGCAAGTCGGACCAATTTCTGCCTAAGTTGCGCGTGTTGGCCGAGCGGGATCGCCGCAACGAAAAGTTGCAGTTCTTTTTGGCCGAAACGTTGCTCTCGGCCGATGCCCTTGAAGAAGCGGAACAGGTCCTAACGCAAGCGCTTGAACGGTCCAAGGACCCGGAAGGGTTTGCTGTGCTGGCGGGGATCTACCTT from Symmachiella dynata encodes:
- a CDS encoding tetratricopeptide repeat protein, with translation MGIMGHRSVLLFLTGIVFLGNPLEIPADETLHADQLAYAVESDDDAPVPPAKPKVDLSNGLQIQPNEDKLELLKPVKPRSADEQMRVEALTWFSVGRMRLKRGQNQTALEAFKNAYKHDPQSVAILESLIAMSITLNRVDDAIDYSKKLVEVAPDHFHSLQILGRHLAQQGKIPEAIKMLERAIATVEFNKHSENYVRLMRDLGILYRATSNAPKASAAYEVVFDAIEHPDQYNLPDNVRRQLMADVMTNYEQLGDTFYQGENYKLAISAYQRAIETKTGNIGNVIYHLAKAYLESGQPDKAMEELQAYFDAQRQTQGRNAYELLGVILEAQGKSDQFLPKLRVLAERDRRNEKLQFFLAETLLSADALEEAEQVLTQALERSKDPEGFAVLAGIYLKQNRPNELLHTLARAYAGRNQLNAIQAELKAIAENKELTASVIAEGRKLNEEEFDFAHAYVLANLAERADEKEQSEEFYRTALSKTRVAEQKNAVYLELSDLLRSQRKFDEAAKALQQGVDDPAFIADLQTRVLFYYWLSYNLELAGQTEAALEAIGEGMKLAGRPNGILKLREAWVYYHSERNEEAIERFEAIIKDFANDSAIVRSAKSNLSNLYVQMGDQQKGEEILEEVYRENPTEPGINNDLGYLYADQGKNLEQAEKMIRIAIESDPDNAAYLDSMGWVLYKREKFEEALPYLKKASEEELGQDGTIYDHLGDVYQRLGKIDLAVEAWKKALELSDVDTKTNKKLIERLNEKLKNHQSPPGELRPERPDSP